The genomic DNA TACAATCATCGGCCCCCACCGAGGCGGCGGATTGCACGCGAAACCATGACTTTACTTCCTAACAACAGGAATGGCAGTCAGTCCCAACAAAGGTGCGCCCTCCCCATGTCGACTCTATCGACGCGAATCCTACTGAGTTGCATCGTCCCGTTTACCATTGCGTTATGCGAACGCTCGGCCTGCGCTGTCGATTATCTTTCCGACATCAAACCGTTGTTGGAAGAGAAGTGTTACGCCTGCCATGGGCCGCTAAAAGCGCAAGGCGATCTGCGACTGGACACCGCCGTGGCATTGATCGCTGGCGGTGGATCGGGAGCGGCAATCCAACCCGGTGATCCGGCGGAGAGTCTGTTGATCGATGTGCTTACCGGCGAAGCGGGTTATCAAATGCCGCCGGAGAACGAAGGGGCGGTGATGACGCCCGCGCAGATCGATCTGTTTCGCCAATGGATCGCCGACGGCGCTCCCTCACCGGCCGACGAAGAACCGGCGGCCGATCCCAAGACCTGGTGGTCGTACCAACCGATCGCTCGGCCGCCGTTACCCGAGATCGACGATCCCAATTGGCCTCGCGATGGGATCGACTATTTTGTTGCGGCGCGGCGTCAGGCCAACGGACTGCCTCACGCGCCCCCCGCCGATCGAGCCACTTGGTTGCGGCGGGTCTATCTGGATCTGATCGGCCTGCCGCCGACCGTCGAACAGCAGCAGGCGTTCTTGAACGACGACAGCCCGATGGCGTTTGAAGCGGTTGTCGACGAACTGCTGTCGCGTCCCGAATACGGTCAGCGTTGGGGGCGTCACTGGATGGACGTGTGGCGGTACAGCGATTGGTATGGCAGTCGCGGGAGCAATGAGATCCGCTACAGTCAGCGACACATCTGGCGTTGGCGCGATTGGATCGTCGATTCGCTGAATGACAACAAAGGTTATGCGGCGATGGTCCGCGAGATGTTATCGGGGGACGAACGGATCGATCCGGCCGATCCAATGTCGTTGGCGGCGACAGGGTATTTGGGGCGCAGTTGGTACAAGTTCGATCGCGATGTCTGGTTGTTCGAAACCGTCGAGCGGACCGGCGAAGCGTTTTTGGGTTTAACGCTCCGTTGCTGCCGCTGCCACGATCACAAATTTGATCCGGTTTCGCACGAGGAGTACTTTCGTTTTCGCAGCTTCTTCGAACCGCACGACGTCCGCACCGATCCGATCTCGGCGCTGACGGAGATGCAAAAGGACGCAACGCTTGGGATGGTCCCGACCGATGGGATTCCATTGGTTTACGACAAAAACGCCGACGCGCCGACCTATCGCTTTGAACGCGGCGACAGTCGTTTTCCAGACAAATCGAAAACGCTGGAACCGGGCGTGCCGCAGGCCTTGGATGGGTCGATCGATCTGCAACCGATCGACTTGCCGGCGCTGGCGTGGTATCCGATGCTTCGCCCCGAAGTCCGCAAAACGTTGATCGAAAAAGCAACCTCCGAAGCGGAAGCGACAGCCGCGGCGTTGGCGGATGCTCAGGCAACGCTACGTGAATTGCAAGACAAGCCGGCGGCCGAATCGCTCGCGCAGCAGTCGGATCCCAAGGAAGAGGCCAACGACTTGGTGCTCCTTCACGACAACTTCGACGCTCCCAATCCCAAGCTGTGGCAAATCCAAAGCGGCAATTGGAAAGTTGAAGAGGGGAGCCTTTGGCAGACCGATGTCGGCAGCTTTGCCACGATCGTCGCCGATCTCATGTTGCCGTTGGATTTTAAGTTCCGCTTGCGTTATCGAACCCTTGCACCCGGATCGTATCGATCGATAGGACTGAGCTTCGATTATCAAGACGCTGGCAATTCGCAAGACGTTTATACGAGCGTGAACGATTCGAAGCCCAGCGTGCAAGCGTTCCATCGCCAAGGCGGACAACAGGCCTATCCGGCGGAAGGAATCGTCTACACGCCGCTGAAGGTAGGCGAAGAGATCGTGTTGGACGTGACGGTTGTTGGCTCGCAATTGACGATCGATCTGAACGGGACGCGAAAGTTAGACTATCAAATGCCGATCGCGCGGCGCAGTGGCAAGTTGGCGTTGTGGGTGCATCAGGGGGCGGCTGAGTTCCTGGAACTGGAGGTGACTCGTTTGCCGCCATCGGCCGAGACCATGGCGTTACAACAACGCGAGGCCAAACACGCTGTCGATTTGGCGCGATTGAAGCATCAAGCGGCACAGGCTCACGTCGAATCGACCCGCTTGCGGATCGCGGCGGAAGTGAAGCGGTATCTCGATCCGCAGTCGGCCGAGGAACCGGAGGATCTCGATCGATGGTTGGCGGCGGCAGCGGAGGCTGAGGCGCGGTTGAGAGTCTGCGAGGCGGAGGTCGAATTTTTTGAAGCCGCTCCGTCAGCTGAAAAGCTGGAGGCGGCGAAAGCGAAGCTGGCGGCGGCAGAAGCAAAATTGAACGATCCCGTAAATCGGGACTACGAACCGCTGGGACCGCAGTTTCCGCGAACCAGCACCGGGCGTCGGAGTGCATTGGCCGATTGGATCGTCGATCCGCAGAACCCGCGAACCGCACGCGTTGCCGCGAATCATCTGTGGGGGCGGCACTTCGGCCAGCCCTTGGTGGCGACAACCGAAAACTTTGGGCTCAACGGGCGAAAGCCATCGCATCTGCAACTGCTCGATTGGTTGGCCGACGAGCTGATCCGGAACGACTGGATGATGAAACCGCTGCATCGGCAGATCGTCTTGTCGGCGACTTATCGCATGTCCAGCGATCCGCTGCCCGATGGAAACGCTGCGGCGTTGGAGATCGATCCGGAGAACCGATTGCTGTGGCGAATGAACCCGCGGCGTATGGAAGCGGAACTGGTTCGCGACAGCACGTTGTTCCTGGCTTCACGTATCGACTTAGCCTTTGGTGGTCCCGAGATTCCAATCGCACAGGGCGATAAAAGTCTTCGCCGCAGCCTGTATCTTCGCAACACGCCCAACGAGAAGATGCCGATGCTGGAGGTGTTTGACGTCGCCGATCCGAACGCTTGCTATCGGCGGCAGGAGAGCATCGTGCCGCACCAGTCTCTGGCGATGATGAACAGCGGGCTGGCGATCGATGCGGCGCGAACGATTGCTCGGCGGTTATCGGATGCTAGCGATTTTGTCGATGTTGCGTTTGCAACGATCCTTGCTCGGCGACCAACTGCCGCGGAAGCAGCGAGTTGCAACGCGTTCCTGAAATCGCATGCGGAGCTGTTGCAGCAAACGTCGGGAGAAACGTTTCCCGGTGCCGACACGGCGACAACGCCGCGAGCTGCCGACCCGCTGCAAGCCGCTCGCGAGAACCTGATCCATGTGTTGATGTTGCACAACGATTTTGTCACGATCCGATAAGGCCAAGCCTGGGACTCACGATGACTTTAAAAACGCAAAACGCCGCGTGTGGCCGGACCGAACGTCGGCAATTCCTTTCCGACTTTGGGCTCGGTTTCACCGGGCTGGCGCTGGGGGCGATGATGCATCGTGATGCTGCGGGATCGACAGCGGCGGATGCGTTGCGAGGGGTACCGCATTTTGCTCCAAGAGCCAAAAGCGTGATCTGGTTCTTCATGAATGGTGGCACCAGCCATCTGGAATCGTTTGATCCAAAACCGGCTCTGAATCAGCATGCAGGGAAGACAATCGATGAATCGCCGCATGGTCAGGCGATCGTCGATTCACCCTACTACCGTAAGAACGTTGTTGATTTTGGTGGCAAGCCGCGGGCGATGATGTCGCAGATCTATCCGATGCAGGTTGGGTATGGACCGCGTGGGGAGAGTGGGATCGAGGTCAGCGATTGGTGGCCGCACGTGGGCGATTGTATCGACGACATCGCGCTAGTGCGTTCGATGTGGACGACCGACAACGACCATGCGGCCCAACTGCAATTCCATACCGGCCGGCACATTTTTGATGGCTTCTTCCCATCGATTGGTTCGTGGGTGCATTATGGCCTGGGCAGCCTGAACGACAACTTGCCGCAGTTCATCGTGATGGGCAACCCGCCGGGAGACTGTTGTGGCGGCGTGGGAGCTCACGATGGCAGCTATCTGGGGCCGCAACACGCTGGCGTTCAGATGACGAGCGATCCCAAGCGGCCGCTGGCTTTTGGGACGCCCGGTGCCGGAACGCGAATCGCTCAACAACGCGATCAATTGAACCTGTTGGACGATTTGCACCGGATGACTGCCGCGGCGCGGCCCGACGACGAAGCGTTGCAGGCCCGCATCAAGGCGTACGAGCTGGCGTTTCGGATGCAGATGTCGGTCCCGGAGATTGTCGACCTGAATCGCGAGACGAAGCAGACTCAGGCGATGTACGGGCTGGATGTTAAGGAGACGCAGCAGGTTGGACGCCATGCGTTGACGGCTCGGCGGTTGGTCGAACAGGGAGTCCGGTTTGTGCAGATCTACGATGGTGGCGGTGGTGGAGGCGGTTGGGACGCGCACACCAAGCTCAAGGAGAACCACGCCAGAAACTGTGCTCGCGTCGACAAACCGATCGCGGGGCTGTTGAAAGACTTGAAGCAACGCGGGTTGTTGGAAGAGACGTTAGTCGTCTGGGCGACCGAATTTGGTCGGACTCCAGGAGCCGAGAAATCGGATGGCCGCGACCATCATCCCTACGGATTTTCGGTTTGGATGGCGGGCGGCGGATTGAAGGGAGGGATCGCGCATGGAGCCACCGACGAACTCGGCTTCCACGCGGTCGAAGATCGCCACTACGTGACCGACATCCACGCCACCGTCTTGCACCAGCTGGGGCTCGACCCACGCAAACTCTCCCTCCCCTCGCAGAAACGACTGGAGATCGACTACGGCAATCCGATCGACGCGATCATCGCGTGAACGCAACATAATCGTTATCCGCCCGTCGGGGCTTGGCGGACTCGTTGTTTTATCTGTACTTGAAGGTGTTGGACCAATGGGGTTTACAGAGCTGACGTTAGATCACATCAAATGGCAGCGTTATCGCCGCAGGGCAAATCACGGTTTAAGTTTCGGCATGATTGGTAACCCGTCGCGTAAGCAAGGACCGTGAGAATTCCTTGCTTACGCGGCGGGTTACCATTTCCTAAGACGCTCCCATTTGAATAAGTGATTGGCCAGGTCATCACCGAACCCAGGCGACCTCAGTTGGTGCCCTGCCTCATCCCCCCCCAAAAAAAAATGAGACAGCCTATTGGCATCGCAAAAATGCGAACGGAAATTCTTCGTGGTGAAAAGCTTCCCGGATCAGATGCTTTTCGTTGTGCGTCATTCGATGGCGGCTACAAAATTTGCCTGTCCTCAAGTTCACCTGTCACTTGTACCACTCTGCCTTTATTGCCACGAAGTCCATATCCTTCCACTCCTCCTTCCAAAGCTCCCACTACGGAATATCATTGGAAGATGGGGCGTCAGAACACGGGTCGACCTGGACGATTGACGGAAGGATTATCGATTCCCCTACAAGTAGGGCTTCACCCTGTCGAAAGGAGGTCATTTTGTCGATTAGCGAACCGAGTGAGTCCGGAAGCAACTTCTTAACGTAGCCTTGGTCTGTTGGATTCGTTAGGCGCATAGCGATGAAGTTGCTGCATTGGGAGAAAATCGTTTCAGATATCTCGGAGGGACGCTGGCTCGCGAGCAGCAAGGTAACACCGTACTTCCGGCCTTCCTTAGCGATCCGCTCAATAGAGACCTTAGACGAACGATACCTGGAGAGATCGCTGTTTGGCACATATTTGTGCGCTTCCTCATAGACCAGCAGGATTGGTGCATCGTTGTTGATTTTCTCGCTCGGGTTGTTGGCACAACGCAGGCGTTTGTAAATGTACCCATGTTCGAATACTAGGCGAGAAATGAGCGAGACCGTGATACTCAGTACCTCAAATGGGACACCGCTGAGATCGATGACTGTGACATTCGAATTGTTTTGCGATGGGTAGCCAAGGAATGTCTGAAGCGTATCCTCAAACGTAATACTATTCGACTTCTCTCCCAAGAAAAATTCGAGCCTGCTGTCGTTAACTTTGTTCTCGAGCCGGTTTACGAAGTTTGTCAGCTTTCCATGAAGGCTGCCTTGAGTACGTTTTGGCTGGCCACCCTTTTCCTTGTTACTGGCCGCGTACAGCTCTCCCGTATCAACCATCTCCTCATTCTTTGCGATTGCGTACGCAAGAACCTCTTTGATGTCAAACCGGACAGGCGTGTCCAAATGAATCTTTTGCTTTTCGGCTTCCGATCCGGTGCACTTTGAACGACGGTCCTTAATAATCGCCTCCTTAAAGATATTCCTCTGATTGTGGTCGTTGGCTTCGGTGTCGAGAAAAAATTCCTCTAGTTATTCGCTGTTGAGCATCCAGTATGGCAAGACCAGATTCGATATGTCAATAAAGTTTGCGGAAGGGAATGCTGACTTGTACTCCGAGTGAATATCAAAAATGATCACGTGTGAGTTGTTGAGTGAGAAGTCCCCTCCTTTTTCTTCTACTGCTTTCTGGATGATGGTGGCTAAAGTGTGCGACTTACCGGAACCGGTGGAACCGACTACGGCAATATGTTTGTTAAAGAACTTATTTCCGTTGACCGGAACCGGGACGTTCTTGTTCGATGCCAGCGTCGCAAAGCTGAACCTTTCTGCCTCAGGCACTGAATCGCCATAAATTTTCTTGATGTCGTCGATAGTTGCAGGCCGGACTTCCTTTGGCGGAATCGCGAGCGAGTCGCCGCCGCGTTCGAATTTACCGCTCCTAAGGATGCCAAGTGGGAAGGCTTCGATGATATGGTCCCGCTTCCCATCTGCACTGACTACGATCTGGAAGTTCTCGATAATGGCGATCAGGATTGCGTTCTCGTTGTCCGCAATCTTTACATAAGAGCCAACCTTAAGCGACTCTTCCGCTATCTTGAAGTCTTCAAGGTCGTCCACTACGATGCGAACCTTGTCGGGGAACACTGCGATTACCTGAGCATTGATTTGCTCTTCGTTCTGTGTGTGGGGCATGCTAACTGGCCTATGGTTAGATTATGGATTTGACGTCCGACATTTTTTCTACCTGAATCTTGATGTGCCGGACTGACAGCTTCTCGTAGTTAAAATAAACTTTGCCTATGTGGAATTGATAGATACATTGGGTCTTGGTAATGGCATCCACGACTTGAATGACGTTGGGAAGGGTGTTCAAGATCTTGATCTTTATCCCATTGCCATGCGTCGCTTTCTGCGTGACTGAGTAATGGCTGAAGTCTGCGCCGTGGAAGTCATGGCCGTCAATGAGCTTGAATCCTTCCGCGCTGAGTTCTCTCTTCAACGCGAGCAACTCGTCGTCTGCTATACCGTGGACGTAGATGTACGGGCAGAAGGGGGAAGGCTCTCGTGGGGACAGCTTGCCCCATTTCTTAGAAAGCTCTAAAATTAGGTGCTTGAGGTCACTCCGAATGTACGAGTTAGCGTCTGCTTCGATTAGGAAGAATCGCTCATGCGGGGATACGTTGAGCTCCGTAAAGTATTCCTTGCGGAGCGCCGCAAGATAAGCTTTCTTGCCCTTCTTCTTGACGAACCACTTGTCGAATAGGATCGTGGATGTGTCAATTCGTTTCAGGAACTCCTTCTTCGTAATTGTCCGGTCGACCGGTGCGGCCTTGATCGAGAGTTCGCGGATAACAGCTAGTGCGTTGTTGTAGTAGAAATATTCGGCTTCGAACGGCGTACCTCCGCAAATCTTTCTAATAAGAGCGAGCACATCTCTAAATTGTTCGTCAAACTCCTTCGCCCAGGGCAATCGCACGTTCAAGCCCTGTTAAAACCGGCATAAATGGCATCAAGAACGGTTTCGTCCCAGCCCGCACGGAGTCGTTTGCCGCGAATCGAGTCTTTCACGGTTGTGTCCTGCTGCAAAATATTCAACGCCATTCGGCGAAAAGCAGCGGAGATTTCTGGTGAACTGCCCGCGCGAATTCGACTGGCGTCTTCGGAAAAAGTTACATCCAAAATGTAGTGTTCGCTGTTCTCAATCTTCCAGTGATCGCGAATCCGCCGGCTCAGCTTTTTCACCTTGGGCGGCAGGCTGCTAATGAAGTACGTCGCCTCGGAATGCCTCACATTGCCATCGTCACGGACGCGGAAGATCATTCCAATCGATTTGATACCGGCCCAGTCAGCAAAGAGCGGTTCGCCTGGAACGGCGATTGTGTAGTACTCACGGCGCTCGTCGCGACCACGCGATGTTTCCACCGTTACATGCTTGCGTAATCCTTCGACACGGTATCGCTGTTCACCATACTCAAGGAACAGTTCTGACAATCGATTCGCAAGATTCCCTTGGTTACCTTTGACCGTCAGAATGTAATCTGCCTCTGCGGCGACAATCCGTTTGGCGGTCTCTTTCTGGCAATGCATCGCGTCGAGCGTGACCACGGATCCAGCAAGGTCAAGCAGTTCGAGCAACTGGGGAACGGCAGGAATTTCGTTGCTTTTATCGTCGACAGGCATTTGTCGGAGCACCAGCTTTGTCTCGGTGGCAAAGGCGGTAATGGTATGTAGTGGGCTCTTGCCCGCAGCGTGATCAAATGAGCCACGCAAGACCTTCCCGTCGATGGCAACACCTTTGTCTCGCAGCGAACTGGCAAAATGATCGACCCATTGATGCATCGCTGTGAGAAACTCTCCGGTGTCGAGGTTCGAGAAGACGCGGCCAAGGGTGTCGTGACTAGGGATTCCATTGTCGAGTTTGACATAACGTCGAAACCAATCGATTTTTGCCTTGGCGAAGCGCTCCACATCAACCCAGCCGTTCGCACCGCAGACCGCAGCGGTCAGCGTGATGAAGATCATTTCCACGAGATCATAGTTGTGGCCACGATCAACGCGCGGATCGGTAATGTTTTCAAAACATTTTGAAACAATTGCAGCTGGCCCAGTCATCGATAAACACCTCCGTGCAGGAACAACAAAGCTTCTCGTCGAAGCAACTTGACTCAGCCAACCTCCACGCAATACTTAGACCAAAAACAAAATCGACGTACGATTGCCCTGCTCCTTCGCCCTAACGTCGATGGTCAAGCGTTTTAGAAATTCCTCAAGATTGGCATCGGAAAGGCCAAGCTCAGAGTGGTGGTGTCGCGTAACCTTGGCAGTGCCTTTTCCCTTTGAGTACGTGAGGAAATGTTTTTTCAGGAAATCGACATCGATGTCACAATCCAATTTTTCCTGGCCCGATGCGTAATGGCCCCTAATAGAGTAATAAACATTTGGCTCGTTCCCGACAAGTTCTCCTTGAAGTGGGACACCATGTGCTTTACCGCATCTTTGATTTCGGAGTGGTTGTACTCCGTCTTCGCATAATACTTGCATTGGGTGGCCGTAACCTCGGTTGCGGTCCGGATGTCGATGTCTTCGGTGCATTCGATCTCCACGGAATCGTCCGGCGACGTCAGTTGCAACACGCTGAGGATTGACAGATCGAATTGGTAGAAATAGCCTCGAATGGTGTCAACGGCGCTTCTGTCAGTCATGGCATATCCGATGAATATTCATAGCGTTTCCGACCTACTCGTTATCGGAAGGATTTTGATTCTTGAGTTCGGCAAACTTTGCGGCCATTGTGGGGTTACCCTTTGCCAGTTTTTTGACCGTTAAGTCATCGGCTTTGTTGTTGGCAAGGCGTAGATTGTTTTCGGATCCTAGTAGCGCGTCTTTGGTCTTCTGAAGATGGTCGATGGTTTTATCGATCTCCTGAATAGCTGTCTTGAATTTCTTGGACGCCAGTTCGTAGTTTCGAGCAAAGCCGGTCTTAAACGCATCGAGTTCATTCTCGAAGTTTGTGATATCGGTGTTCTGTTCTTTCACTAGTGCGAGCTCTTTTTTATACATCAGCGAGTTCTGGGCAGCGTTTCGCAGCAGTGTAACGATCGGGATGAAGAATTGCGGTCGGATTACATACATCTTCCGGAAACGGTGGGACATATCGACAATGCCAGAGTTGTAAAGCTCGCTATCTGGCTCAAGAAGCGACACGAGAACTGCGTACTCACAGCTCTTTTCATTTCGATCTTTATCGAGCTCTTTAAGAAAGTCTTCGTTCTTTTTCTTAGAACCTGTTTCGTCACTTTCGTTCTTCATTTCGAACATGATAGAAACGATTTCGGTGCCAGTTTCGTCCGCGTCGCGAAAAATGTAATCGCCCTTGCTGCCGCTCCGTGCATCGTTGTCCTTCTCGAAATATGCCCGTGGAAATGCCGTCGCTCGAATGCGGTTGAACTCTGTATCGCAATGCTGTTCGAGAGTTTCGCCAACCATCTTGGTCGACAGGCGAGCTTTCATGTCACGGAGACGATCGATCGCATCATCTCGATCTTTGATCTGCGTCTCGTACTTGTCCTTGAGGGACTTCTCTGCAAGCTGCTTTTCAAGTTCGGATCGCTCGAGGCAGCCCCTCAGTTCATCCCTCTCTCTCTCGGCCCTACCAACGGCCTCGGAAATCGCAAGCTTCTGCGCAACCTCTGTGGCGCTAAGCTTCGATGTCAGCTCTTGGATCACAGCGTCCTTCGTCGCGGCAGCCTTCTGTAATTGATTTAAAAGGTGCGCCTCGGCCAGTTTCGCAGCAGAGTCCCTTTCCCGCAGTGTTTTTGCAAGTTCGTTCGCCAGCGTGTCACGCTCTTTTTCAACACTGCTGAGTGCCTCGGTAACGGCTAGCTTGCGCGTTATCTCCCCTGCGTCGAGCTTAGCTTTCAGTTCCTGGATTTCGGAATCCTTGGCTGCGGCAGTCTTTTGTAACTCGCCAGTGACTTTACTCATGGCTAGCTCAACGGCATTCTGCTTGTCCGCCTCAGCCAGTTCAAGGCGCTTATGCAATTGCTGCTCGAAATCGCTATCGCGAACCTGTTTCAGAATGTCCGCGTACCCAGCTTCGTCAATCTTGAACGCTTTCCCGCAGTGAGGGCATATGATTTCGTGCATGTTTACGTAACCCGTATCCGTTATAGGTCTCTGTTAATTTCCGTGGTCCGTCCCTCCATCACAAGCGGCGCTGTCCGACGCTCGACCTACTTGCAAATAAGGTGGGTGCGGACTCGTGTCTGGTACTTGACTTCGTTTTTGTTCGTCAATTCGTTGGCGGTGGGCGATCGTTGATTGGAGTGAGGCGGTGCGATGGTGTCGAATCGGATGTGTTGGCATCGGCTGCCGCCGTCTCATGATCGCGCCTTACATCGGATGCGGTTTCAATCATGAAAGACTTTTTGCTTCGTTCGGAAAATACGGCAAGTCAGTATCTCGAATACGTTCTCATTCAAATGAATTTGCGTTGAAATGTTAGCTAGCGCCGTCGTTGT from Rosistilla carotiformis includes the following:
- a CDS encoding DUF1553 domain-containing protein — translated: MSTLSTRILLSCIVPFTIALCERSACAVDYLSDIKPLLEEKCYACHGPLKAQGDLRLDTAVALIAGGGSGAAIQPGDPAESLLIDVLTGEAGYQMPPENEGAVMTPAQIDLFRQWIADGAPSPADEEPAADPKTWWSYQPIARPPLPEIDDPNWPRDGIDYFVAARRQANGLPHAPPADRATWLRRVYLDLIGLPPTVEQQQAFLNDDSPMAFEAVVDELLSRPEYGQRWGRHWMDVWRYSDWYGSRGSNEIRYSQRHIWRWRDWIVDSLNDNKGYAAMVREMLSGDERIDPADPMSLAATGYLGRSWYKFDRDVWLFETVERTGEAFLGLTLRCCRCHDHKFDPVSHEEYFRFRSFFEPHDVRTDPISALTEMQKDATLGMVPTDGIPLVYDKNADAPTYRFERGDSRFPDKSKTLEPGVPQALDGSIDLQPIDLPALAWYPMLRPEVRKTLIEKATSEAEATAAALADAQATLRELQDKPAAESLAQQSDPKEEANDLVLLHDNFDAPNPKLWQIQSGNWKVEEGSLWQTDVGSFATIVADLMLPLDFKFRLRYRTLAPGSYRSIGLSFDYQDAGNSQDVYTSVNDSKPSVQAFHRQGGQQAYPAEGIVYTPLKVGEEIVLDVTVVGSQLTIDLNGTRKLDYQMPIARRSGKLALWVHQGAAEFLELEVTRLPPSAETMALQQREAKHAVDLARLKHQAAQAHVESTRLRIAAEVKRYLDPQSAEEPEDLDRWLAAAAEAEARLRVCEAEVEFFEAAPSAEKLEAAKAKLAAAEAKLNDPVNRDYEPLGPQFPRTSTGRRSALADWIVDPQNPRTARVAANHLWGRHFGQPLVATTENFGLNGRKPSHLQLLDWLADELIRNDWMMKPLHRQIVLSATYRMSSDPLPDGNAAALEIDPENRLLWRMNPRRMEAELVRDSTLFLASRIDLAFGGPEIPIAQGDKSLRRSLYLRNTPNEKMPMLEVFDVADPNACYRRQESIVPHQSLAMMNSGLAIDAARTIARRLSDASDFVDVAFATILARRPTAAEAASCNAFLKSHAELLQQTSGETFPGADTATTPRAADPLQAARENLIHVLMLHNDFVTIR
- a CDS encoding DUF1501 domain-containing protein is translated as MTLKTQNAACGRTERRQFLSDFGLGFTGLALGAMMHRDAAGSTAADALRGVPHFAPRAKSVIWFFMNGGTSHLESFDPKPALNQHAGKTIDESPHGQAIVDSPYYRKNVVDFGGKPRAMMSQIYPMQVGYGPRGESGIEVSDWWPHVGDCIDDIALVRSMWTTDNDHAAQLQFHTGRHIFDGFFPSIGSWVHYGLGSLNDNLPQFIVMGNPPGDCCGGVGAHDGSYLGPQHAGVQMTSDPKRPLAFGTPGAGTRIAQQRDQLNLLDDLHRMTAAARPDDEALQARIKAYELAFRMQMSVPEIVDLNRETKQTQAMYGLDVKETQQVGRHALTARRLVEQGVRFVQIYDGGGGGGGWDAHTKLKENHARNCARVDKPIAGLLKDLKQRGLLEETLVVWATEFGRTPGAEKSDGRDHHPYGFSVWMAGGGLKGGIAHGATDELGFHAVEDRHYVTDIHATVLHQLGLDPRKLSLPSQKRLEIDYGNPIDAIIA
- a CDS encoding ATP-binding protein; translation: MDTPVRFDIKEVLAYAIAKNEEMVDTGELYAASNKEKGGQPKRTQGSLHGKLTNFVNRLENKVNDSRLEFFLGEKSNSITFEDTLQTFLGYPSQNNSNVTVIDLSGVPFEVLSITVSLISRLVFEHGYIYKRLRCANNPSEKINNDAPILLVYEEAHKYVPNSDLSRYRSSKVSIERIAKEGRKYGVTLLLASQRPSEISETIFSQCSNFIAMRLTNPTDQGYVKKLLPDSLGSLIDKMTSFRQGEALLVGESIILPSIVQVDPCSDAPSSNDIP
- a CDS encoding ATP-binding protein codes for the protein MPHTQNEEQINAQVIAVFPDKVRIVVDDLEDFKIAEESLKVGSYVKIADNENAILIAIIENFQIVVSADGKRDHIIEAFPLGILRSGKFERGGDSLAIPPKEVRPATIDDIKKIYGDSVPEAERFSFATLASNKNVPVPVNGNKFFNKHIAVVGSTGSGKSHTLATIIQKAVEEKGGDFSLNNSHVIIFDIHSEYKSAFPSANFIDISNLVLPYWMLNSE
- a CDS encoding ISAs1 family transposase, producing MRGGWLSQVASTRSFVVPARRCLSMTGPAAIVSKCFENITDPRVDRGHNYDLVEMIFITLTAAVCGANGWVDVERFAKAKIDWFRRYVKLDNGIPSHDTLGRVFSNLDTGEFLTAMHQWVDHFASSLRDKGVAIDGKVLRGSFDHAAGKSPLHTITAFATETKLVLRQMPVDDKSNEIPAVPQLLELLDLAGSVVTLDAMHCQKETAKRIVAAEADYILTVKGNQGNLANRLSELFLEYGEQRYRVEGLRKHVTVETSRGRDERREYYTIAVPGEPLFADWAGIKSIGMIFRVRDDGNVRHSEATYFISSLPPKVKKLSRRIRDHWKIENSEHYILDVTFSEDASRIRAGSSPEISAAFRRMALNILQQDTTVKDSIRGKRLRAGWDETVLDAIYAGFNRA
- a CDS encoding DUF2130 domain-containing protein, which produces MHEIICPHCGKAFKIDEAGYADILKQVRDSDFEQQLHKRLELAEADKQNAVELAMSKVTGELQKTAAAKDSEIQELKAKLDAGEITRKLAVTEALSSVEKERDTLANELAKTLRERDSAAKLAEAHLLNQLQKAAATKDAVIQELTSKLSATEVAQKLAISEAVGRAERERDELRGCLERSELEKQLAEKSLKDKYETQIKDRDDAIDRLRDMKARLSTKMVGETLEQHCDTEFNRIRATAFPRAYFEKDNDARSGSKGDYIFRDADETGTEIVSIMFEMKNESDETGSKKKNEDFLKELDKDRNEKSCEYAVLVSLLEPDSELYNSGIVDMSHRFRKMYVIRPQFFIPIVTLLRNAAQNSLMYKKELALVKEQNTDITNFENELDAFKTGFARNYELASKKFKTAIQEIDKTIDHLQKTKDALLGSENNLRLANNKADDLTVKKLAKGNPTMAAKFAELKNQNPSDNE